From Brienomyrus brachyistius isolate T26 unplaced genomic scaffold, BBRACH_0.4 scaffold42, whole genome shotgun sequence, one genomic window encodes:
- the LOC125722768 gene encoding uncharacterized protein LOC125722768, with translation MYSTNFHRGSDLTIYSLHPCCQGGDHYLALDDNTFYIIKGNTYRCVSDMSKDLGSVVYNLHPNCQGGDHYLSAYGYFYMIFKSRGVYHKTSNMNKDSDAVEYQLHPNCNDGLYYWGTKSYSYFLKPKDEWGIQYHKTNNLNKDTHADTFSIHPDVLNFLPGGLGQTHGPAFGKWDLIKIISNDSEIPVTWEKKITRKVGFTKSKSSSIEHNWKVNISSTYQADALTAAIAKYQFSLSAEYGGISVNTESENWEEAIEVAETMTLTLQPHTKMYVWQYKLGLGKEDVLFCRDMVLHDNPNPPSIIPLPPANK, from the coding sequence ATGTACTCAACAAATTTCCACCGAGGCTCTGACCTCACGATTTACAGCTTGCACCCCTGCTGTCAGGGTGGAGACCACTATCTGGCCTTGGACGACAACACATTCTACATTATCAAAGGCAACACTTATCGCTGTGTGTCCGATATGAGCAAAGATCTTGGTTCTGTGGTGTATAACCTGCACCCAAACTGTCAAGGGGGTGATCACTATCTGTCTGCTTATGGTTATTTCTACATGATATTTAAGAGCAGAGGCGTGTATCACAAAACGTCCAATATGAACAAGGATAGCGATGCAGTTGAATACCAACTGCATCCCAACTGCAACGATGGCCTATACTACTGGGGCACAAAGAGCTACTCCTACTTTCTCAAGCCAAAAGATGAGTGGGGGATCCAGTATCACAAAACTAATAATCTTAACAAAGATACCCATGCAGACACATTCTCAATTCATCCAGATGTTCTTAACTTCCTTCCTGGAGGGCTTGGTCAGACACATGGCCCAGCCTTTGGAAAATGGGATCTCATTAAGATAATTTCCAATGATTCAGAAATTCCCGTAACCTGGGAAAAGAAGATAACCCGGAAAGTGGGCTTTACCAAATCCAAGTCATCGAGTATCGAGCACAACTGGAAAGTGAATATAAGCAGCACGTATCAGGCAGATGCTCTGACAGCAGCGATTGCCAAATACCAGTTCTCTCTGTCAGCAGAATATGGAGGAATCAGCGTCAACACAGAAAGTGAAAACTGGGAAGAAGCAATTGAGGTGGCAGAGACCATGACCCTGACTCTGCAGCCCCACACTAAAATGTACGTGTGGCAGTACAAGCTCGGCCTTGGCAAGGAAGATGTCCTCTTCTGCCGTGACATGGTACTTCATGACAATCCTAACCCCCCTTCCATCATTCCACTTCCACCTGCTAACAAGTAG